The DNA window AGGCCAAGTCGAAATCCATCATACCAAGGGCTATCTCTAAGTCTTATTTCCACTTCTTATATTTGGAACCAGTTAGGGTTTCAATATTAGAAAAGTTGAGAGAAGTCATAGCTGCATCAACCATAATTATTCGTTATATGTTCTCATAAGTTCATCACTAAAAGTTCAAGATATGaacaattaatggcatcaaAAGGTCATATAATTCCAGTCACATCTTTGGATCGAAAACTGATTATATTAGGGTTTGCACAACTGAAATACAAAGTTTCATATGTACGACACAATTttaacacttttgagcagataaAATTGCATCAATATTGTTTGCATCTCACTTATACACCAATTAAACATGACTGAATACAAGAATTCTTTAGAATTAACACAAAATATATTCACCATCAGTTCAATCATTATGTTCAACTTTAAACCGTTAAATTGAAAACATGATACAAACACTTTTGAGTTGAAATTGATCATGATTCACAAAAAGGATTTAACTGTCAAGTCATTTAGTGACATCAACCATTTAGTTTAGTTCTCCAAGGTCCGGAGATATTCCATCGTTTTCCTGCAAATAAAATTTTGCAGAACAAGTATATGTACACATATATACTGATATATGTGAGTGTATAAGGGAAATCGGATGTTAGTTCAATAGCATGATGTTTTAGTGATTGACAATAATTATATCAATTTTCATATGCAGAAGTCTTTATCAGGATCATGAACTTTGTTAATTAGGTTATAGTGCATATACGGATTCTAAACATGACAGTGgcttgctctgataccacatgtaagccATTAAAACCCTGCATGCATAGAATCACACGCACATATAAGGATGcatacataaaataaatatgcttcCTTGGAGAAGAACTCGCCATTGCAGAAGGAAGATAAGGAGGAGATCTTCTACACTCAACAGCCCGAAGTTCCAAGCTTAGAATAGGGTTACGCTCGTAATGGAATAATGCTGTGAGTGTAGGGACCTCCTAATATATAGCCAACCATCCTTGATATCAGGCCTATCAACTGATACCCGGATATTCTATATTGATTAGGGTTTCGATATAGTCCTATTCCATAAGGAACTCTTGTCAAAACATGATAAGGTTCCTTGAACAGAGTTGCATGTTATTAGGACTCCCAATCTCAGCCAAGTAAGTACGTAATCTTCTAAACGTGATAACTCAAAACCGAATTACAGGTTGGTCGAGAACTAGAAGTCATTCTCCTTGACACTCACAAACTTATACCTATGTTTGTTCATTTTAAGAACACGGAGTCTCCCGCAGGTGAGTAGAGCTTCAATTCCTTGTTTTACCCAGTATGATATTCATCTTGTTCCCTTCCCCCCACAAATTAGGTGTGGTTGTAATAACTATAATTCTTTCACTGTTGTAGGGGCCTTGATGTCTGCAATTGATGAGGGAAATAAGGATGAAGATGGATTTCTTCGCATGATCTACAGTGGAGATAGAGCCCTTGGATCAGTTGAAATGTTACCAGTAAGAACTTCGGTGAATTAGATATGTTTACTTCCTAGTCATTCCAGTGGACATACTCTGATGTTATTTGAGACTTTATGCAGATTATTAACGAGAATGTCAAGACGAGGAAGTTAGTTCGCACTCCCATTAAAGTGTTAGACCCGTGGAATGATAAAGGTTTCGAGTTGGCTAAGGTAACAATGTAGTTTAATCAAGTATGGTTACATCCTCTACGCGTTCAGTGGATACTGTTCTAATTCGAGCCTCTATGCATGTTGTTGTGGAGAAGGCTTTGCATTTTAAGCATGCTGGAGAGCAACTTGCTCGGGATCCTGACATGAGGTAGTTGCGTATTCCCTTGTTCTTTAATTATGTTCAGTTGAATTGCTACAACTGAATAGGATTGTATTTTTCCACCTGTGCCTTTGATGTCCCATCAGGAGAAGGTTGTTGGACATGTACGAACCACGGAGTATAGATGCATGGAAATTGAGGCAGAAGAAACCAGTTCGCGTACCAGTAAGGAATTTTACTGCATCATACATACTGTTTCTTTGCTCGTATGCATTCCAACGGAGGTAATACTCATACCAAGTTCTAGGTGGAGAAGGATCCGAGCAGTGGCATTCGTGACATTGGCCCAAAGAAGTTAGTTTCTTGCTCCCCCCAAACATTTCTTTAATTATGTTGATTTGTATTTGCTATAGTGGAATGGAATTCCCCCCCGTTTCATGTATGCTTTTGGTAGATATATAGCTTGTCTTAAATTGAAAGCGCGAGGAGGGGTTGGCTGGGTTGTTATGTAGCTTTATTGCTTATCCTGTATTTTTGTGACGGCAGAAACCATGTCCTTGGTGATATACCTCTGGGAGATTTTGTTAGTTATATTCGGTTTACGATCGGGAAGCATGGATATGCATGGAAAAAGCCTATGTTTGTCTATTTTAAGAACACTGAACCACCCATTGGTGAGCGGAGCTGCAACTCGGCATAACAATGTCCGCCATCTTGTTTCCAAATTAACTCAAACTCTTCCAATGTTACAGATATCTCGATGGCTGCAGTCGATGAGAAAAACAAggatgaagatggattccttcaCATCACCTACAGTGGAAAAGATAGCGGAGGCTGGACCAATTCAAGTGCTCTGAGTCTGTGATCTGACCTTAGTTCTTATAGTTTTATCCTGATACATTGCTAATGGGGATTACGCCCCTTCTTTCGCTGAATCACGACAACCCTATGACACAGTTAAACAAGTATATTACGATCGTTTAGTTTTGTCAATGCTACTGCCTGATAAGGCTGCTCTGAAAAAATACTTAGTTTCATGGATAGGAGTCCTATGAGATTTACAAGATCTTTCTTAATAGTGTTTGCattacttggaaagcaagtttcTCTCTTCCTTACTAATATAAATAAAGGCAGAAGGCATGAGGAATACCAATAACATAATTCCCCAAGcctcttttcttctttggcGATACATTTATACAAAACTTCTACCTCGAGCACATGCAATGGAGCCGTATACAGTCAAGTGAAATCCGACTACTTGGGCATGGCCAGCTCTGGTACTGTGATCAGCAGTGTGTACAAGTCTCTTTTCGTTAGgtattgtttatattcaattttaaacaaaaaaaaattataatgatttatgattgcacgatatacaatgaacggatgtgattggaggatcctCGAGATaatcacaaagaggatccagcgAGGATCCTCACtgaaattgtcacatcccgacccggggcgAATCACTTCTCGGGTCCGCTCCACCACtgtagtacgatattgtccgctttagacCTCGACCATGTCCtaacggttttgtttctgggaactcacgagcgacttcccagtgggtcacccatcatgggagtgacCTGgccctttctcgcttaacttcggagttcccatggaatccgaagccaatgagctcctaaaagacctcatgctaggtagggatgaaaatatacatttaaggatcactcccctggacgatgtgagatgttacaatccaccctcttaggggcctgacgtcctcgtcggcacacttccaaccagggattggctctgattcCATTTGTCACATTCCGGCAGGGGCAGATCACTTCCCGgccccgctccaccaccgtagcacgttATTGTcggctttgggccccgaccacgccctcacggttttgtttttgagaactcatgaacaactttccagtgggtcatccatcctaAGAGTGCTCTGGCATCcctctcgcttaacttcggagttcctacggaacccaaagccaatgagctcccaaaaagcctcgtgctaggtagggatgagaatatacatttaaggatcacttccttaggcgatgtgagatgttacagaAATAATAGGGTAGAGTGGCTTTTCGTTAAATTAAATATAGCTAAAGTCCTTGTCATTGAAGATAATGCTAAAAgatatgaaagttgatgattgatttattacttaagcgtcgATCAATAATGCATTTTTGTTAACTATATTTAACTATAGGGTATGCTCACTATTCATCTTATAACTTGCCATGTGTCCCACTAACTAACCAAGGTtaactttttaattaattaccttattttaatttaaaacatatttaaaattaaaaaaaacataaaataatttaataaattcAATATTGCGGGCCCCACTATACCAACCATCAACCCCACAGACCGCTCTTCTCATTCTCTCGATCCTTCCCAGACCACTCTTCTctttccccatttattttacaTTATGTAAAGGCTTTTGCCATCTTTCATAATTTTAGAAGACCATTTCTTCAACTTAAATGAGCACCTATATTAATTTGATTAGTGATTCTATTTTACCGTTTTCCTTTCCTATTTTAATCTAGTTTTCTAATATAAGTGATGGTTacgaaaaacatatatcatttCTTCCACTTGTATTATGTTATGCGGTACTGTTTGAATACTCGGTACTTGAAAAAATGTCTCGTCTAACAATAAGTGTTTATATTTTCTATTAGAAATTAATGGTAATGACGTAATGAGCCTCACAAGCTGTCTCTCCAGAGAAATATTTCCAGTGCTGAGTATTCAACATTACCATAAATTAGGGCACCCCGACCCGAGAATTAGGACGTGCTggtcgtcacgtgagcgtgacgtaaccataagtgcaATGAGGAAGCGATAAGGTAAGAGaattacgaataaataaaaaccaaactactagCAGTACTATCCAaataacatgctagagtgagtttaagtgtgaaatacgCACAACCATAGCATAAtaaactaggtgcagtcaagtagaacaattactaaattacaacacccgaaggcgAGTCCTACATTTGTGAAGTCTGTCAGAAACACCGTggaaatcctcgtgagccaccaaagcacttctaactagaacctggaggggcgcaaaacagaaaacgtgagtgggtgaaaacaaagcttttcgaaaatatCTCATTTATCAACActtataacccctcactgtaaaacctgtatactttccaaaaaaatagcatatatccatatatatatcatcatatatctcaaatcacaatcCAAAATCCGTATTTTGAAAGTATGTCATGCTATATGCATCAATAATAGAATGAAGATGCGTAAATATATATCATGTGAAATAACAAATCAACCAGAAACCCTGCATTGGTCCTGTACGACTAATTATATAGTTCAATACCtatgcctgcacacgagtcggaaccacagaagtggtctgtacgacaggacttaGTGTAATGATATGCTCTAGTGCAACTCTCATCAACAGCTATTCGAATAATcgcaggtcacctacgagtcggaaccacagaagtggtctgtacgacaggacttacacctacttggatccaagggaGCGTGCGGTGCTGGAGGTGAATAACaacataagcactaacaccggtggtgcaggttatgagctctcaacacaattcacataaacaaaatataactcacctgtgcgtccacaacaccatttcacatatatgcatcatatactaatttatacatttcatatcaattctatgcatgacattttaaaacgtactttcattcaaatttgatttctgggaaaatcagtaagtatataggtatatacagaaaataaatgcccactcactggtatgtcgaaaggTCGTAACCTCTGCGTCGCCCTTgattgcgctcgtcctcgggatatgTCTCACCTAtttgcgaaacaactataaaaacattattttatagCACATAAGCAACAATACATAATAATTTCTTATAcgatgctcaaatggggtgtttgaatataccaatgtgatctacacaacctaaaaaacatccccatattttaaaaataatttttggaggtctcacacgcccccacgcgccggccaaggcacggccagacgcgccccccacgcgcggccacgtgccaGGCACATTGACGACGTCAGTTAACACCATCACGAATATTCCGTTAATTCCAAGCATGTTCCATTAAATAACTAACGGCGTCAGTCAACTCCATTAGCATATTCTATCAAAACTGACGAAATattccctgtcttctccggcgagtcgccgATGACTGTTCGCTGGTTTCTGGGTAAACTTCCAAACATGGtttctcactcatttttcatccatttttcatgaaattggtaccaaaatgaagctacgAGCACGTAGAACACAACCATACAAGTTTCAAAGCTTAAAACCCACTAGATCTTACCTGAGGAAGCTCGATAATTTGGCCAACTTTGAAAAGCTTCGATCTCagtcctccgacgtccaaaaccttccaacgAACCACCCCTagcctcgtgaggacctcctaaAGCTGATTATGTCCTCATAATTCCTTGAAACGTCCatatttacgtgtgcatgaacagtgcaccaaAACTGGGGTTACGGTTTCGTGATGTTTTGAAGGTTTCCAGTTCCAAAAATAGTATAGATGAACTCAGAATCTTacaaggagttcaaatcttacCTTTTTGACGTCGATCTGTGACTAGAAGCTTGGTTTCGAGATCGTTTGTACATGCACAGTGAGAAGATGCAGAAAACcaagagggagaagagagagaagaagtccacaggagagagagagagagagagagcaggtttttgtgtgggtgtgtgtggtccaactttagtccctaaccacacaattgAAAACACAATCTAAGTTTCAACTTTATttcccaaaaacttaggaaagtAGATATTAACCAAATATATATGTCACATACACCTTAGTAACCTTTAGGGACAATTCCGTCTTTTCACGTTCTCGATAAAAATGATttcggaacgggctgtgacagctTCCCTACAAAATTTTGTCAACTTCTCCCAATAGTATTCGCAACGCCAATGAAGCAGCTTGCACCTTCAATAATGAAATagcaataaaattaaagaaattacaaaataaaaataaggaaaTCAAGCTTAACTATAACAACAGGATTGAAAAAAGCgaattttaacccaaaaaaaaatatctaagaAAGATGTACTTTgtcttaaaagttaaaacctaATTGTAAGGAACTAACATCAATATATACGAAGAAACCAAAGGAATTATAGACGTTAACCCTCATTTAGATTACTAATAGTTTTTACTAATAGTTGGAAAGCATATCATTTGTATGATCATTCAAagtaacaaataattaaatttcaTCCAATCACTCCAACGaacaacataaataaaactaatACTAGCATTGGAAAGTGCTTCTAGTGCCAAAACAAGTAATACTAATAAAAGGTTGCACCATGCTTCTTACATTTTCATTACTATTAATTCGATAATGTGCTTCTAGTCCCTCAATTGCAGGTCCCCCAATTTCAGTGCCGAGTATTCAACACTACCATAAATTTGGACTTGCCCTACCAAATTTTGTCAACCTCTCCCAATAGTATTCACACACGCCAATGAAGCAGTTGACACCTTCAATAACGAAATAGCAAATTTTAACCCCAAAATTAAAACCTAATTGCAAGAAACTAACACCAATATATATGAACTTACAACAAcatgaaaccaaaaaaattatagaCGTTAACCCTCTTTTAATTGCTATCAAATTTCCTCAAGTACTTACCATTGAGAACTTGTAGAGTTGGAGCCTCTGCAGTCtcaatctaattttttttttttttggttgaactcCAATCTCCGTCTTTGAACAAAGCAGAAGATCAAACAAGTTTTAGCTTATGGTTGTATTTCGATTTTGTTATAAGGGTCTTTAGGTCTGTTTTTCCTGGTTTTCCGATATATTTGAAAGATATTTTGAACATTGACATTTGTAAAATTAGGGaacaagttgatatatatataaaataaaacagttatcaacatattaACCcccaagttttatgaaaacacatatatcatgataaacataagttttccgaaacctagcatgtcatgcaatgtctcaaatcataactcgtATATATCATAATCACTAGTCAATGTCCAATATAACTCTCCAGGCCCCATGCCGACTCCCtgtctctgagcagacagtcagaggaaaacaCACtacaggccccatgccggctccccgtccttgtgctaaatagccagaggaaacacactccaggccctatgccaacccCAAGTCGTCACCCGGGACGGACGAAATCTATCCCTATGTCCTGTAGCGGAataaggaccactaggtaagtacaaaaccattgaacatatatatattgaaaagcaacttcatagtataaagtcatccatcatctatactataaagagatGTTCTAatcatgttctaaatatcatatcatcATCCAtaagatattctataagaacacgggttataggaaaaatagtaataattcaaactagcatcaataagcatgttatctcgtaaaacgtttcataaaacgtaatcattaaatcatgcttttcatgtatgcatttctactatcaaaatatgcatttttagaaggggtccactcacatacTTAGCTACCAAAGAGCCACGCAACTAGCGAAGACGAAAACGCCATAATTAATTGCccataagcacataaagggtacatttagtca is part of the Malus domestica chromosome 12, GDT2T_hap1 genome and encodes:
- the LOC139190026 gene encoding uncharacterized protein isoform X1, producing the protein MSAIDEGNKDEDGFLRMIYSGDRALGSVEMLPVRTSIINENVKTRKLVRTPIKVLDPWNDKGFELAKALHFKHAGEQLARDPDMRRRLLDMYEPRSIDAWKLRQKKPVRVPVRNFTASYILFLCSYAFQRR
- the LOC139190026 gene encoding uncharacterized protein isoform X2 codes for the protein MSAIDEGNKDEDGFLRMIYSGDRALGSVEMLPIINENVKTRKLVRTPIKVLDPWNDKGFELAKALHFKHAGEQLARDPDMRRRLLDMYEPRSIDAWKLRQKKPVRVPVRNFTASYILFLCSYAFQRR